The following proteins are encoded in a genomic region of Salminus brasiliensis chromosome 17, fSalBra1.hap2, whole genome shotgun sequence:
- the LOC140538314 gene encoding fetuin-B codes for MTTFLAVLLICLFLQNGTPTPAPTGCLDPAIVKAAEETLDHINEQRVEGYIFSLNRVYDVKQEAKEGGVDILHLIIDVLETKCHVISRRKWKSCEVKTIADVPVFGKCEASVTLQTSLTLRNFNCTIQQVFFEKLHSFPVPAVAIVETCPDCPTAERLDEPIIVETANLSLQKFNKETTMPNHFALVNITSASMQWVVGPAYFVEFTIQETDCAKASTDVDFTQCCPKNGSSRKGFCTGSHITTDDGPEIKIPIEVNCSIYKQTPDNEKEKSDDAISHGRTAKTPNPTIQAPTGSVLFLPPPPVPIPPRALATASNCPGERRHTLGLRAVKL; via the exons ATGACGACATTTTTGGCTGTTTTACTCATATGCTTGTTTTTGCAGAATGGCACTCCCACACCTGCTCCAACAGGGTGTTTGGACCCAGCTATTGTGAAAGCAGCGGAGGAGACATTAGACCACATCAACGAACAAAGAGTAGAGGGGTACATCTTCTCGCTGAACAGAGTGTATGATGTCAAGCAAGAGGCAAAG GAGGGAGGTGTAGACATTCTACATCTGATAATAGATGTGCTGGAGACAAAGTGTCACGTGATCAGCAGAAGGAAATGGAAGTCATGTGAAGTAAAGACAATTGCAGATGTGCCA GTTTTTGGAAAGTGTGAGGCATCGGTCACCCTTCAGACCAGTCTTACTTTGCGTAACTTTAATTGCACAATCCAGCAGG TCTTTTTTGAGAAACTGCACTCTTTTCCAGTTCCCGCTGTCGCCATTGTTGAAACATGTCCAGACTGTCCAACAGCAGAGAGGCTGGATGAACCCATCATAGTAGAAACAGCGAATCTTTCCCTCCAAAAATTTAACAAAGAGACAACTATGCCCAATCATTTTGCTCTCGTCAACATAACATCTGCGAGTATGCAG TGGGTTGTTGGTCCAGCTTACTTTGTGGAGTTTACCATCCAGGAGACAGATTGTGCCAAAGCCTCTACCGACGTTGATTTTACTCAGTGTTGTCCAAAGAATGGTTCATCT AGGAAAGGCTTTTGTACTGGCTCACACATTACCACTGATGATGGCCCTGAGATTAAAATTCCCATAGAGGTCAACTGCTCCATCTATAAACAAACA CCTGACAATGAGAAAGAGAAGTCAGATGATGCAATCAGCCATGGAAGAACCGCAAAAACTCCCAACCCGACTATCCAAGCTCCCACTGGATCAGTGCTGTTTCTGCCACCTCCACCCGTCCCAATACCTCCCAGAGCCCTGGCTACTGCCAGCAACTGCCCAGGAGAGAGGAGACACACCCTTGGACTGAGAGCAGTGAAGCTGTGA
- the fetub gene encoding fetuin B: MKQCVLLLLALACAHGAPAGTAPSSSCHDALANAAAVQAMDKINLERSEGYVFSMERLSNVHQMRHSETGVVYYLTIDVLETKCHVLSKKNWRNCDVRDIGEHPVYGQCRAVIYINRVHRVSRLYKYSCAVRPVPVSKIALLCPDCPILISLDNDEVQKTMRMGMEKFNKEHMPANYFVPLNITRATSQGGFVTFYNVEFTIQESVCSNKTDLAEISKCDIMACEFAHKGLCKASHSHSNGNEHISVECEIFEPEAAEEEKKKHLLGGELDHSHSNIADMSLGHDHIHDHTHSHSPSHTHDHDHPHDHAHNHDHKALHAHDHTKDSGHHHTHEHNEGHGQSHGHAHSHDHAHDHDHDHTHHTKAHNHTQDQGKHTHHNYGHRNEETHEHDHELALDHEHKHAHLHEHEHHHHHHEHRHDKPMKRPEGVVYVLPSMDKPLTLPPYTDQPMADLALRPDPQIPGEREPAIKPFPNTLSKECPANFKTENKLIKEVFAQDPLFKSLPVCEKPVRRLPMFAECTQ, encoded by the exons ATGAAACAGTGCGTGCTGTTGTTGCTGGCACTTGCATGTGCACATGGAGCCCCTGCAGGCACTGCACCATCAAGTTCCTGCCACGATGCCTTAGCTAATGCTGCTGCTGTACAAGCTATGGACAAAATCAACCTGGAACGCAGCGAGGGCTACGTCTTCAGCATGGAACGCCTCAGCAACGTCCACCAGATGCGCCAT AGTGAAACTGGAGTTGTGTATTATCTCACTATCGATGTCCTTGAGACCAAGTGCCATGTCCTCAGTAAGAAGAACTGGAGGAACTGCGATGTTAGAGATATTGGTGAACATCCG GTGTATGGTCAGTGCAGGGCAGTGATCTACATCAACAGAGTTCACAGAGTGTCCCGTCTCTACAAATACAGCTGTGCAGTCAGGCCTG TCCCTGTCTCCAAAATTGCATTGCTCTGCCCTGACTGCCCAATTTTGATCTCACTGGATAACGACGAAGTCCAGAAGACTATGAGGATGGGCATGGAGAAGTTTAACAAGGAGCACATGCCTGCTAACTACTTTGTTCCTCTTAATATCACAAGAGCCACCAGTCAG GGGGGTTTCGTCACATTTTACAATGTGGAGTTCACCATCCAGGAGTCAGTGTGCTCCAACAAAACAGATTTAGCTGAGATTTCAAAATGTGACATCATGGCCTGCGAGTTTGCA CACAAGGGTctatgcaaagccagccactctCATTCCAACGGAAATGAACACATAAGTGTTGAGTGTGAGATCTTTGAGCCTGAG GCTGCggaggaagagaagaagaagcatCTGCTGGGAGGCGAGTTGGATCATAGCCACAGCAACATTGCTGATATGTCTCTAGGACATGACCATATTCATGACCACACCCACTCCCActccccttcacacacacacgaccATGATCATCCCCATGACCACGCACACAATCACGACCACAAGGCCCTGCATGCCCACGATCACACCAAGGACTCTGGCCACCACCACACTCATGAACACAACGAGGGTCATGGTCAGTCCCATGGTCATGCACACTCTCATGACCACGCTCATGACCATGACCACgatcacacacaccacaccaaaGCCCATAATCACACCCAAGACCAGGGCAAGCACACCCATCACAACTACGGTCACAGAAATGAAGAAACTCACGAGCATGACCACGAACTAGCCCTAGACCATGAGCACAAACACGCACATCTCCACGAGCatgagcaccaccaccaccatcacgaGCACCGGCATGACAAGCCAATGAAGCGACCTGAGGGAGTGGTTTACGTCCTGCCCTCCATGGACAAGCCCCTGACCCTTCCCCCCTACACTGACCAGCCTATGGCTGATCTAGCCTTGCGTCCGGACCCACAGAtcccaggagagagagagcccgcAATCAAACCCTTCCCAAATACCCTATCCAAGGAGTGCCCTGCAAACTTCAAGACCGAGAACAAACTTATTAAAGAGGTCTTTGCTCAGGACCCTCTTTTCAAAAGTCTCCCTGTATGTGAAAAGCCTGTGAGAAGACTTCCCATGTTTGCAGAATGTACCCAGTAG
- the LOC140538380 gene encoding alpha-2-HS-glycoprotein → MQSLTWTFLMVQCFGAMATHVSPVPCDDKSVDKLARLAITYINEDRQTGYKFALNRIFNVHVHPQGPAGKVYYLDLDVLETKCHVLSPKSWKRCEIRPFMETQISGNCNTTILHTPDGFSYLYSYDCTLVPDTPEKLQRTCPDCPLLLSVDNTIAVSTAKTTLHKYNHQSTLPVRLTLEAVTRASHQTSPVAASFVEYTVQECSVAPTQDVLCVPANAGKGAVGFCVGAVLGANPVQKDVKVSCEIFHPQRIGISVAVGIPQQEEKSITRQEPPSAPDALKPAFQDISPGGSGLVDPVQQLIPHGPRPHPPRPHSSSESSESAEADCSSSEEFPVSVRIARPPLDFRYAALRQKRQAPAVIKPPHSPTFQAVFPSTPSPFRSCPGASRYTTV, encoded by the exons ATGCAAAGCCTAACATGGACATTTCTTATGGTTCAGTGTTTTGGTGCCATGGCCACACATGTATCACCTGTGCCCTGCGATGACAAAAGCGTGGACAAACTGGCCCGTCTGGCAATAACTTACATTAATGAGGACAGACAAACAGGATACAAGTTCGCCCTCAACAGGATTTTCAACGTCCATGTTCATCCTCAG GGTCCAGCTGGGAAGGTCTACTATTTGGACTTGGATGTTCTTGAGACCAAATGTCATGTTCTCAGCCCCAAATCCTGGAAGCGCTGTGAAATAAGACCTTTCATGGAAACG CAAATCTCTGGGAATTGCAACACTACTATTTTACACACACCAGACGGATTCTCTTACTTATACAGCTATGACTGCACTCTCGTTCCAG ATACCCCAGAAAAGTTACAGAGGACATGTCCAGACTGCCCCCTGCTGTTGTCAGTGGACAATACAATTGCAGTGTCCACTGCTAAGACCACTCTCCACAAATACAACCATCAGAGCACCCTGCCAGTCAGACTGACTTTAGAAGCTGTTACAAGGGCCTCCCACCAG ACTTCCCCAGTTGCAGCCAGTTTTGTTGAGTACACGGTTCAGGAATGCTCTGTGGCCCCAACACAGGACGTTTTGTGTGTGCCAGCTAATGCAGGGAAAGGG GCTGTTGGATTTTGTGTTGGGGCAGTTCTTGGTGCTAACCCTGTTCAGAAAGACGTTAAGGTGTCCTGTGAAATATTTCATCCGCAG CGCATTGGGATTTCAGTTGCTGTTGGCATTCCACAGCAAGAAGAAAAGTCTATCACTCGACAGGAACCTCCTTCAGCTCCAGATGCCCTCAAACCTGCATTTCAAGACATTAGTCCAGGTGGATCTGGGCTGGTAGACCCTGTTCAGCAGCTTATTCCCCATGGCCCCAGACCACACCCACCCCGTCCCCATAGTTCTAGCGAATCAAGCGAGTCAGCTGAGGCAGACTGTTCTTCATCAGAAGAGTTTCCAGTCTCTGTTCGCATTGCCAGGCCTCCACTGGATTTCCGCTATGCAGCTTTGCGCCAGAAGAGACAGGCACCTGCAGTCATCAAACCCCCACACAGCCCCACATTCCAAGCTGTTTTTCCAAGCACGCCATCACCTTTCCGCTCATGCCCCGGCGCATCCCGCTACACCACCGTGTAG
- the ahsg1 gene encoding alpha-2-HS-glycoprotein 1, giving the protein MRQLLILAALCQVLLAVSPTEPVAYNCEEDKDDAAIDEALKFINELHHHGYKFKLVKKESRTLQQKDDSCDVVMALTLEETICHILNPKPLAECEIRQSMETKVTAKCNVTICGAGQKLGIKSFSCDTEPASHKEIAATCPDCPILLPLHDPKGLESVKAAVEKFNADSKHTSYFKLLEVGRLSTQHNDMFGQSNFAEFAMVETECSDKVKIDERPACKPRCSPGPRHGFCKSTQLGNGKLIVECEIYDAKNSTHHPPRHCGHHKGHHGHSGHHERPEHSTHPGGPSGPPTRQDTCFILSDLLHHRGPPHHGGPPHHGGPPHHEGPPHKNNGPKPDPHGGPPHKNNGPKPTPHGSPPHKNNGPKPTPHGSPPHKNNGPKPTPHGSPPHKNNGPKPTPHKNNGPKPTPHGGPPHKNNGPKPTPHGGPPHKNNGPKPHQLLPDGETAHPGSQDAVDFPFPQCHGFLKIPPSIYPICPFPPRFRERGQGPPKGPPKGPPAV; this is encoded by the exons ATGAGACAACTGCTGATTCTAGCAGCCCTGTGCCAGGTGCTGCTTGCAGTCAGCCCCACAGAGCCAGTGGCATACAATTGTGAGGAGGACAAGGATGATGCTGCCATTGATGAAGCGTTGAAGTTCATTAATGAACTACACCACCACGGATACAAATTCAAACTTGTCAAAAAGGAAAGCCGTACACTGCAACAGAAG GATGATTCCTGTGATGTTGTCATGGCGTTGACCTTAGAGGAGACCATTTGCCACATTTTAAACCCCAAACCTTTGGCTGAATGTGAAATCAGGCAATCAATGGAGACG AAAGTAACAGCAAAATGCAATGTGACTATTTGCGGGGCTGGACAAAAACTTGGCATCAAAAGTTTCAGCTGTGACACTGAGCCAG CTTCACACAAAGAAATAGCTGCCACCTGCCCTGACTGCCCTATTTTGCTACCCTTGCATGATCCCAAAGGCTTGGAAAGTGTGAAAGCTGCTGTTGAGAAATTTAATGCAGATTCCAAACATACGTCCTACTTTAAATTACTGGAAGTAGGGAGACTAAGTACACAG CATAACGACATGTTTGGGCAGAGCAACTTTGCTGAATTTGCCATGGTGGAAACTGAGTGTTCAGACAAGGTGAAAATAGATGAAAGACCTGCGTGCAAGCCGCGATGTTCACCAGGGCCT CGTCATGGATTCTGCAAGTCCACTCAACTGGGAAATGGGAAATTGATTGTGGAGTGTGAGATTTATGATGCAAAG AATTCAACACATCACCCACCAAGGCACTGTGGGCATCACAAAGGCCATCATGGCCATTCAGGTCACCATGAGCGACCGGAACACAGTACTCACCCAGGTGGTCCATCAGGTCCCCCTACACGTCAAGACACGTGTTTTATACTTTCAGACCTACTACATCATAGAGGTCCCCCTCATCATGGCGGTCCTCCTCACCATGGAGGGCCTCCTCACCATGAAGGGCCTCCACACAAAAATAATGGTCCCAAGCCCGATCCTCATGGAGGGCCTCCACACAAAAATAATGGTCCCAAGCCCACTCCTCATGGAAGTCCTCCTCACAAAAATAATGGTCCCAAGCCCACTCCTCATGGAAGTCCTCCTCACAAAAATAATGGTCCCAAGCCCACTCCTCATGGAAGTCCTCCTCACAAAAATAATGGTCCCAAGCCCACTCCTCACAAAAATAATGGTCCCAAGCCCACTCCTCATGGAGGTCCTCCTCACAAAAATAATGGTCCCAAGCCCACTCCTCATGGAGGTCCTCCTCACAAAAATAATGGTCCCAAGCCCCATCAGCTACTGCCTGATGGTGAAACAGCTCATCCAGGATCACAGGATGCTGTTGACTTCCCATTCCCACAATGTCATGGTTTTTTGAAAATACCTCCCTCCATCTACCCCATATGCCCTTTCCCTCCTAGATTCCGTGAAAGGGGCCAAGGTCCACCCAAAGGCCCACCCAAAGGTCCACCTGCAGTttag